From a region of the Geothrix sp. 21YS21S-2 genome:
- a CDS encoding dienelactone hydrolase family protein: MRRAHLSLALAALPMLAGQPLVYQDGTTRLAGYLATPAAGKGKAPGIVIVHQWMGPTDHERRTADELAKLGYVALAADIYGEGVTPRDTKEAGALAGKFKGDRPLYQRRIRAALDTLKAQGSVDPGRLAVIGFCFGGTGALEAARAGMPVRGVVSFHGGLDVPADRPVGPIAAKVLVCHGADDPFVPAKDVAAFHDEMRKAKADYTFVAYGGAVHSFTQKEAGDDPSKGAAYQEAAARRSWQHMKDFFGELFARP, translated from the coding sequence ATGCGCCGCGCCCATCTCTCCCTCGCCCTGGCCGCCCTCCCCATGCTGGCCGGCCAGCCTCTCGTCTACCAGGACGGGACCACCCGTCTCGCCGGCTACCTGGCCACGCCCGCCGCCGGGAAGGGGAAGGCGCCCGGCATCGTCATCGTCCACCAGTGGATGGGTCCTACGGACCACGAGCGCCGCACCGCCGACGAGCTGGCGAAGCTGGGCTACGTGGCCCTGGCGGCCGACATCTACGGGGAGGGGGTCACGCCCAGGGACACCAAGGAGGCCGGGGCCCTGGCCGGCAAGTTCAAGGGGGACCGCCCCCTGTACCAGCGGCGGATCCGGGCGGCGCTCGACACGCTGAAGGCGCAGGGTTCGGTGGACCCGGGACGCCTCGCGGTCATCGGCTTCTGCTTCGGGGGAACCGGCGCCCTGGAGGCCGCCCGCGCCGGAATGCCCGTGAGGGGCGTCGTCTCGTTCCACGGGGGCCTGGACGTCCCCGCCGACCGTCCCGTGGGGCCCATCGCGGCCAAGGTCCTCGTCTGCCATGGCGCCGACGACCCCTTCGTGCCGGCCAAGGACGTGGCGGCCTTCCACGACGAGATGCGCAAGGCGAAGGCGGACTATACCTTCGTCGCCTACGGGGGAGCCGTCCATTCCTTCACCCAGAAGGAGGCCGGGGACGACCCGTCCAAGGGCGCGGCCTACCAGGAGGCTGCGGCCCGCCGGAGCTGGCAACATATGAAGGACTTTTTTGGCGAGTTGTTCGCTCGTCCTTGA